From Microbacterium sp. YJN-G, a single genomic window includes:
- a CDS encoding D-alanine--D-alanine ligase family protein, with amino-acid sequence MDKQTVVVLFGGRSSEHSISSATAGGVLAAIDRERYAVIPVGITRDGAFVLEQDEPARFALDAAKMPEVVDNGTRVRWPEPDGDRMLRVAAPDGSTTDLGEVDVVLPLLHGLHGEDGAIQGFFDVLEVPYAGGGILDSAVCLDKHFTKLALSAAGIAVAPGITVRRHAWEADPENIRAEVRELGPVVFVKPATAGSSVGVSRVEDGERLDEAFRIAFAEDDKVLVETRIAGREIEVGVLAGRDGGRARASLPGEVVLTSRSFYDFEGKYLGGEGVEIVCPADVDDDLIARLQDAAVRAFEAVDGRGLARVDFFVTADGELIVNELNTMPGFTPFSMFPKCWIASGLTYSDLITELIETALCP; translated from the coding sequence ATGGACAAGCAGACGGTGGTGGTGCTCTTCGGCGGGCGTTCCAGCGAGCATTCGATCAGTTCCGCAACGGCGGGCGGAGTGCTGGCGGCGATTGACCGCGAACGGTACGCGGTGATCCCGGTCGGGATCACCCGCGACGGGGCGTTCGTGCTGGAGCAGGACGAGCCCGCGCGCTTCGCGCTCGATGCGGCGAAGATGCCCGAGGTGGTCGACAACGGCACCCGAGTGCGCTGGCCGGAACCGGACGGCGATCGGATGCTGCGCGTCGCCGCCCCCGACGGCTCCACCACCGACCTCGGCGAGGTCGATGTGGTGCTGCCGCTGCTGCACGGACTGCACGGCGAGGACGGCGCCATCCAGGGCTTCTTCGACGTGCTCGAAGTTCCGTACGCGGGCGGCGGGATCCTCGACTCGGCCGTGTGCCTCGACAAGCACTTCACCAAGCTCGCCCTGTCGGCTGCCGGCATCGCCGTGGCGCCGGGCATCACGGTGCGCCGTCATGCGTGGGAGGCGGACCCCGAGAACATCCGCGCCGAGGTGCGCGAGCTGGGCCCGGTCGTCTTCGTCAAGCCGGCCACCGCGGGTTCGAGCGTCGGCGTGTCACGGGTCGAGGACGGCGAGCGTCTCGATGAGGCGTTCCGGATCGCCTTCGCCGAGGATGACAAGGTGCTCGTCGAGACGCGGATCGCGGGTCGCGAGATCGAGGTCGGCGTGCTCGCCGGCCGCGACGGCGGTCGCGCCCGCGCATCGCTGCCCGGCGAGGTCGTGCTGACCTCGCGCAGCTTCTACGACTTCGAGGGCAAGTACCTCGGCGGTGAAGGCGTCGAGATCGTCTGCCCCGCCGACGTCGACGACGACCTCATCGCCCGGCTGCAGGATGCCGCTGTGCGGGCGTTCGAGGCGGTCGACGGGCGCGGGCTCGCGCGGGTGGACTTCTTCGTCACTGCCGACGGCGAGCTGATCGTGAACGAGCTGAACACGATGCCCGGGTTCACGCCGTTCTCGATGTTCCCGAAGTGCTGGATCGCCTCGGGCCTGACCTACTCGGACCTCATCACCGAGCTCATCGAGACCGCCCTCTGCCCGTAA
- the leuC gene encoding 3-isopropylmalate dehydratase large subunit, which produces MSTDTRRPRTLAEKVWDDHLVVKGENGEPDLIYIDLHLVHEVTSPQAFDGLRAEGRPLRRLDLTIATEDHNTPTLDIDKPIADLTSRTQIETLRRNAEEFGVRLHSLGDAEQGIVHVVGPQLGLTMPGITVVCGDSHTSTHGAFGAMAFGIGTSEVEHVMATQTLPLKPFKTMAINVEGELRPGVTAKDIILAVIAKIGTGGGQGYVLEYRGSAIRALSMEGRMTICNMSIEAGARAGMVAPDETTFAYLQGRPHAPQGQDWEDAIAYWRTLPTDADAVFDAEVHIDANELEPFVTWGTNPGQGSSLSSAVPDPADIADANARAAAERALEYMDLTPGTPLKDVRVDAVFMGSCTNSRIEDLRAFASIIKGKKKADGVRVMVVPGSARVRLEAEAEGIDKIVEEFGAEWRFAGCSMCLGMNPDQLAPGERCASTSNRNFEGRQGKGGRTHLVSPLVAAATAIRGTLSSPSDVAETVEV; this is translated from the coding sequence ATGAGCACTGATACCCGTCGCCCCCGCACGCTGGCAGAGAAGGTCTGGGATGACCACCTCGTCGTCAAGGGCGAGAACGGCGAGCCCGACCTGATCTACATCGACCTGCATCTGGTGCACGAGGTGACCAGCCCGCAGGCGTTCGACGGACTGCGTGCCGAGGGGCGCCCGCTGCGCCGCCTCGACCTGACGATCGCGACCGAGGACCACAACACGCCGACCCTCGACATCGACAAGCCGATCGCCGATCTCACCAGCCGCACGCAGATCGAGACGCTGCGACGCAACGCCGAGGAGTTCGGCGTGCGGTTGCACTCGCTGGGCGACGCCGAACAGGGCATCGTGCACGTCGTCGGCCCGCAGCTGGGACTGACGATGCCCGGCATCACCGTGGTCTGCGGTGACTCGCACACCTCCACGCACGGTGCGTTCGGGGCGATGGCGTTCGGCATCGGCACCAGCGAGGTCGAGCACGTCATGGCCACCCAGACGCTGCCGCTCAAGCCCTTCAAGACGATGGCGATCAACGTCGAGGGCGAGCTGCGTCCCGGCGTCACGGCGAAGGACATCATCCTCGCGGTGATCGCGAAGATCGGCACCGGCGGCGGGCAAGGTTACGTGCTCGAGTACCGCGGCAGCGCGATCCGCGCCCTCTCGATGGAGGGCCGCATGACGATCTGCAACATGTCGATCGAGGCCGGCGCACGCGCCGGCATGGTCGCCCCTGACGAGACCACGTTCGCCTACCTTCAGGGGCGCCCGCACGCCCCGCAGGGGCAGGACTGGGAGGATGCCATCGCGTACTGGCGTACGCTGCCGACCGACGCGGATGCCGTCTTCGACGCCGAGGTGCACATCGACGCGAACGAGCTCGAGCCGTTCGTGACCTGGGGCACCAACCCCGGTCAGGGCAGCTCGCTCTCGTCGGCCGTGCCCGACCCGGCCGACATCGCGGACGCCAACGCACGCGCAGCGGCGGAGCGCGCCCTGGAGTACATGGACCTCACTCCGGGTACGCCCCTGAAGGACGTCCGGGTCGACGCGGTGTTCATGGGATCGTGCACCAACAGCCGCATCGAGGATCTGCGGGCATTCGCCTCGATCATCAAGGGCAAGAAGAAGGCCGACGGCGTGCGTGTCATGGTCGTGCCGGGCTCCGCACGCGTGCGGCTGGAGGCCGAGGCCGAGGGCATCGACAAGATCGTCGAGGAGTTCGGGGCCGAGTGGCGCTTCGCCGGCTGCTCGATGTGCCTGGGCATGAACCCCGACCAGCTCGCCCCCGGTGAGCGCTGCGCCTCGACCTCGAACCGCAACTTCGAGGGCCGACAGGGCAAGGGCGGGCGCACCCACCTGGTCTCGCCGCTCGTGGCAGCGGCGACCGCGATCCGCGGCACCCTGTCCAGCCCGAGCGATGTCGCAGAGACCGTGGAGGTCTGA
- the rsmD gene encoding 16S rRNA (guanine(966)-N(2))-methyltransferase RsmD, whose protein sequence is MTRIIAGAARGIRLEVPGAGTRPTSDRVRESVFGALESMDAIDGARVLDLYAGSGALGLEAWSRGAASVDLVERSRPAATIVGRNAAAVAKAHGGTNATRVHQSAVQAFLGRATGPYDLVFTDPPYDLDDAAMTADLVALAPLLSAEAVVVIERGRRSTPPELAAAGLALLRDKAYGDTTVWWAEPRPLRPAGSAGRQPADPSQSR, encoded by the coding sequence GTGACGAGGATCATCGCCGGCGCAGCACGCGGCATCCGGCTCGAGGTGCCGGGTGCCGGCACCCGCCCGACCAGCGACCGGGTGCGGGAGTCGGTCTTCGGGGCGCTGGAGTCGATGGATGCGATCGACGGGGCGCGCGTGCTGGACCTGTACGCGGGCAGCGGCGCGCTGGGGCTGGAGGCGTGGAGCCGCGGTGCGGCATCCGTCGATCTCGTGGAGCGTTCGCGTCCCGCTGCGACGATCGTGGGGCGCAACGCCGCCGCCGTCGCGAAGGCGCACGGCGGGACGAATGCGACCCGCGTGCACCAGAGCGCGGTGCAGGCGTTCCTCGGACGCGCCACGGGCCCGTACGATCTCGTCTTCACCGACCCGCCGTACGACCTCGACGACGCCGCGATGACCGCCGATCTCGTCGCCCTCGCGCCGCTGCTCTCCGCCGAGGCGGTGGTCGTGATCGAGCGCGGCCGCCGCTCGACACCGCCGGAGCTGGCCGCTGCGGGCCTGGCACTGCTGCGGGATAAGGCCTACGGCGACACCACGGTGTGGTGGGCGGAGCCTCGCCCGCTGAGGCCGGCCGGATCGGCCGGCCGTCAGCCCGCCGATCCGTCCCAGTCGCGATAG
- a CDS encoding DUF3515 family protein, which translates to MLRRPALLAGALALLVLTGCSSTVALRPAPHANDPACADVTVRLPDAIGDQDRRWTDTQATGAYGDPTSVIIGCGVEVPGPTSELQCASLEGIDWLVDESEAPNMRMTTYGRDPAVQVFVDTTVIGSNEVLADSGLVSALRTIPAERACIAPDELPEQ; encoded by the coding sequence ATGCTTCGTCGTCCCGCTCTGCTCGCCGGGGCGCTGGCCCTTCTCGTCCTCACGGGATGCTCGAGCACGGTGGCGCTCAGACCCGCACCGCACGCGAACGATCCCGCCTGCGCGGACGTGACGGTGCGCCTGCCCGACGCCATCGGCGACCAGGACCGCCGGTGGACCGACACCCAGGCGACCGGCGCCTACGGTGACCCCACGAGCGTGATCATCGGATGCGGCGTCGAGGTACCCGGCCCCACCAGCGAGCTGCAGTGCGCCTCGCTCGAGGGCATCGACTGGCTCGTCGACGAGTCGGAGGCGCCGAACATGCGCATGACGACCTACGGGCGCGATCCTGCTGTGCAGGTGTTCGTCGACACCACGGTGATCGGATCGAACGAGGTACTCGCCGACAGCGGGCTGGTCAGCGCACTCCGGACCATCCCGGCTGAGCGGGCGTGCATCGCGCCCGACGAGCTGCCGGAGCAGTAA
- the murA gene encoding UDP-N-acetylglucosamine 1-carboxyvinyltransferase, whose translation MTTPLRDVEVDEAPVPTGSVLAIRGGRPLRGRVDVKGAKNLATKAMVASLLGETTSVLRDVPGISDVAVVRSLLEVHGVHVTEGDESGSLVLDPTNAKSANFEEIDAHAGASRIPILFCGPLLHLLGQAFIPDLGGCRIGDRPIDFHLDALRKFGAVVEKQPSGIRLSAPNGLRGANIHLPYPSVGATEQVLLTAVRAKGTTELRNAAIEPEIMDLIAVLQKMGAIISYEPNRVILIEGVDTLRGYDHRCIFDRNEAASWACAALATDGEIFVAGAKQQEMLTFLNVFRKAGGWFDVQEDGILFRRGGELNPVVVETDVHPGFMTDWQQPLIVALTQAPGRSIVHETVYENRFGFTQALVKMGADITIHPHGLQDGPRRVPRRELEQAAVITGPTELRAADIVVPDLRGGYSHVIAALTAEGESQVSGVDILSRGYEKFFDKLTALGADFDVVR comes from the coding sequence ATGACGACACCGCTCCGCGACGTTGAAGTTGACGAGGCTCCGGTTCCCACCGGATCCGTGCTCGCGATCCGCGGAGGCCGGCCGCTGCGCGGCCGGGTCGACGTGAAGGGTGCGAAGAACCTCGCCACCAAGGCGATGGTCGCATCCCTGCTGGGTGAGACCACCAGCGTGCTGCGTGACGTCCCCGGGATCAGCGATGTCGCCGTCGTCCGCTCACTGCTCGAGGTCCACGGCGTGCACGTGACCGAGGGCGACGAGTCCGGCTCGCTCGTGCTCGACCCGACCAACGCGAAGTCGGCGAACTTCGAGGAGATCGACGCGCACGCCGGTGCGTCGCGCATCCCGATCCTGTTCTGCGGTCCGCTGCTGCACCTGCTCGGTCAGGCCTTCATCCCCGACCTCGGCGGATGCCGCATCGGCGACCGCCCCATCGACTTCCACCTCGACGCGCTGCGCAAGTTCGGCGCCGTCGTAGAGAAGCAGCCCAGCGGCATCCGCCTGTCGGCCCCGAACGGGCTGAGGGGCGCGAACATCCACCTGCCGTACCCGAGCGTGGGCGCGACCGAGCAGGTGCTGCTCACGGCTGTGCGCGCGAAGGGCACCACCGAGCTGCGCAACGCGGCCATCGAGCCCGAGATCATGGACCTGATCGCGGTGCTGCAGAAGATGGGCGCGATCATCTCCTACGAGCCCAACCGCGTCATCCTCATCGAGGGCGTCGACACGCTGCGCGGCTACGACCACCGGTGCATCTTCGACCGCAATGAGGCCGCATCGTGGGCGTGCGCCGCGCTGGCCACCGACGGCGAGATCTTCGTCGCCGGCGCCAAGCAGCAGGAGATGCTCACCTTCCTGAACGTCTTCCGCAAGGCCGGTGGCTGGTTCGACGTGCAGGAGGACGGCATCCTGTTCCGCCGCGGCGGCGAGCTCAATCCCGTCGTCGTCGAGACCGACGTGCACCCGGGCTTCATGACCGACTGGCAGCAGCCGCTGATCGTCGCGCTGACGCAGGCTCCGGGCCGCTCGATCGTGCACGAGACCGTGTACGAGAACCGCTTCGGCTTCACGCAGGCACTGGTGAAGATGGGCGCCGACATCACGATCCACCCGCACGGTCTGCAGGACGGCCCGCGTCGCGTGCCGCGCCGTGAGCTCGAGCAGGCCGCCGTCATCACCGGTCCGACCGAGCTGCGCGCAGCGGACATCGTCGTGCCCGACCTGCGCGGCGGCTACAGCCACGTCATCGCCGCACTGACGGCCGAGGGCGAGTCGCAGGTGTCGGGTGTTGACATCCTCAGCCGCGGATACGAGAAGTTCTTCGACAAGCTCACGGCGCTCGGCGCCGACTTCGACGTCGTCCGGTGA
- the leuD gene encoding 3-isopropylmalate dehydratase small subunit: MEKFTTHTGVAAPLKRSNVDTDQIIPAVFLKRVTKTGFEDALFHGWRQDPGFVLNQDAFRTASVLVAGPDFGTGSSREHAVWALRDYGFKVVLSSRFADIFRGNSGKQGLLAATVDEADIERIWALIDEQPGREITVDLEARTASIGPSTGSGTQFQVPIGIDDYTRWRLLEGLDDIGLTLRNEDKIAQFEARRESWRPRTLPVR; the protein is encoded by the coding sequence ATGGAGAAGTTCACCACCCACACCGGCGTCGCCGCGCCCCTGAAGCGCTCGAACGTCGACACCGACCAGATCATCCCTGCCGTCTTCCTGAAGCGGGTCACCAAGACCGGGTTCGAGGACGCGCTGTTCCACGGCTGGCGGCAGGACCCCGGGTTCGTGCTCAACCAGGACGCCTTCCGCACCGCATCCGTGCTCGTCGCCGGTCCCGACTTCGGCACCGGATCGAGCCGCGAGCACGCCGTGTGGGCGCTTCGCGACTACGGGTTCAAGGTCGTGCTCAGTTCGCGGTTCGCCGACATCTTCCGCGGCAACTCGGGCAAGCAGGGCCTGCTCGCGGCGACGGTCGACGAGGCCGACATCGAGCGCATCTGGGCACTGATCGACGAGCAGCCCGGCCGTGAGATCACGGTCGACCTCGAGGCGCGCACCGCGTCGATCGGCCCTTCGACAGGCTCAGGAACCCAGTTTCAGGTGCCCATCGGAATCGACGATTACACTAGATGGCGGCTCCTCGAAGGGCTCGATGACATCGGGCTCACACTGCGCAACGAAGACAAGATCGCGCAGTTCGAGGCGCGGCGCGAGTCGTGGCGGCCACGCACGCTTCCCGTCCGCTGA
- a CDS encoding NAD(P)H-dependent glycerol-3-phosphate dehydrogenase: MPAPTGTRAAVIGAGSWGTTFGKILADGGAQVTMWARRPELAQEIAEAKRNSRYLPGINLPRTMNATHEIARALDGAEQIYLSVPSQSLRENLHALRPLLAQTDVPIISLMKGVERSTGLRMSQVIEQELRCDPMRIAVASGPNLALEIAREQPTAAVIASLSQETADAVARTARNRYFRSFVNTDVIGTEFGGVLKNLIAVAIGIVDGVGYGENTKASIITRGLVEMTDFAVANGARHETLQGLAGLGDLIATCQSPLSRNNTAGRLLGQGYSFQDVVKQMHQTAEGLASVAPILQLAHESEVHMPIVEQVKMVLDGRMDPRDIAPHLTTDDDTPQEERTNHGQADGGGALRRAFQRAFDQFRNGGRSAGGD; encoded by the coding sequence ATGCCGGCGCCCACCGGAACCCGCGCAGCGGTGATCGGCGCGGGCAGCTGGGGGACGACCTTCGGCAAGATCCTCGCCGACGGCGGTGCTCAGGTGACGATGTGGGCGCGGCGTCCCGAGCTCGCGCAGGAGATCGCCGAGGCGAAGCGCAACTCCCGGTATCTGCCCGGCATCAACCTGCCGCGCACGATGAACGCCACCCATGAGATCGCCCGCGCGCTCGACGGCGCCGAGCAGATCTACCTGTCGGTGCCGAGCCAGTCGTTGCGCGAGAACCTGCACGCGCTGCGTCCGCTGCTGGCTCAGACCGACGTGCCGATCATCAGCCTCATGAAGGGCGTCGAGCGCTCGACGGGCCTGCGCATGAGCCAGGTCATCGAGCAGGAGCTGCGCTGCGATCCGATGCGGATCGCCGTCGCCTCGGGGCCGAACCTGGCGCTGGAGATCGCGCGCGAGCAGCCGACGGCCGCCGTGATCGCCTCGCTGAGCCAGGAGACGGCGGACGCCGTGGCCCGCACGGCGCGCAACCGGTACTTCCGCTCATTCGTGAACACCGACGTGATCGGCACCGAGTTCGGCGGTGTGCTCAAGAACCTCATCGCGGTGGCGATCGGCATCGTCGACGGCGTCGGCTACGGCGAGAACACGAAGGCGTCGATCATCACCCGCGGTCTGGTCGAGATGACCGACTTCGCGGTCGCCAACGGTGCACGGCACGAGACGCTGCAGGGCCTGGCGGGTCTCGGCGACCTGATCGCCACCTGCCAGTCGCCGCTCAGCCGCAACAACACCGCCGGCCGGCTGCTCGGCCAGGGCTACAGCTTCCAGGATGTCGTGAAGCAGATGCACCAGACCGCCGAGGGGCTCGCCTCCGTCGCGCCGATCCTGCAGCTGGCACACGAATCCGAGGTGCACATGCCGATCGTCGAGCAGGTCAAGATGGTGCTCGACGGACGCATGGATCCTCGCGACATCGCACCCCACCTGACCACCGACGACGACACTCCCCAGGAGGAGAGGACCAATCATGGACAAGCAGACGGTGGTGGTGCTCTTCGGCGGGCGTTCCAGCGAGCATTCGATCAGTTCCGCAACGGCGGGCGGAGTGCTGGCGGCGATTGA
- the thiL gene encoding thiamine-phosphate kinase, with product MASDPDDDPRIGDISEGTVLRAILARTPDATHTLLGPGDDAAIIAAPSGSVVATTDTLVHGPDFRTAWSTGFDLGWKSAAVNLADVAAMGATPTALLVALAVPRDTRLSFVTAMADGFRAACEALAPGCAVVGGDLTVSELLMIAVTALGDTGGRAAITRAGARPGDVLALAGELGAAAAGLQTLFGAFRDGETPVAVDHAVLDSAQRHALDRQLRPHPPIALGTVAADAGATAMMDVSDGLALDAARMADASAVTIDLAGAALDERAFGGDRMRALGGGEDHGLLAAFPAGTALPEGFHRIGVVVSRGAEGLLLDGAPVGHAGWDPYRDWDGSAG from the coding sequence ATGGCATCCGATCCCGACGACGACCCGCGCATCGGCGACATCTCGGAGGGAACGGTGCTTCGCGCGATCCTCGCGCGCACGCCTGACGCGACGCACACCTTGCTCGGCCCTGGCGATGACGCTGCGATCATCGCCGCACCCTCCGGCTCCGTCGTCGCGACCACCGACACGCTCGTGCACGGTCCCGACTTCCGCACGGCCTGGTCGACCGGGTTCGATCTGGGCTGGAAGTCCGCCGCCGTCAACCTCGCGGACGTCGCCGCCATGGGTGCCACGCCGACGGCGCTTCTCGTGGCGCTGGCGGTGCCGCGCGATACCCGGCTCTCGTTCGTGACCGCGATGGCCGACGGGTTCCGCGCCGCGTGCGAAGCGCTCGCACCCGGCTGCGCGGTCGTCGGCGGCGACCTGACGGTCTCGGAGCTGCTGATGATCGCGGTCACCGCCCTGGGCGACACCGGCGGCAGGGCTGCGATCACCCGCGCCGGCGCACGCCCTGGGGATGTGCTCGCCCTGGCGGGGGAGCTCGGTGCGGCCGCCGCCGGCCTGCAGACGCTGTTCGGCGCCTTCCGCGATGGCGAGACGCCCGTCGCCGTCGATCACGCCGTGCTCGATTCCGCGCAGCGTCACGCCCTGGACCGCCAGCTGCGGCCGCATCCGCCGATCGCGCTGGGCACCGTCGCCGCCGATGCCGGCGCGACGGCGATGATGGACGTCTCCGACGGCCTGGCCCTGGACGCGGCCAGGATGGCGGATGCCTCGGCCGTCACGATCGATCTCGCCGGCGCCGCTCTGGATGAGCGGGCGTTCGGCGGCGACCGGATGCGCGCACTGGGCGGGGGAGAGGACCACGGCCTGCTGGCGGCGTTCCCGGCAGGGACTGCTCTGCCGGAGGGCTTCCACCGGATCGGCGTCGTGGTCTCCCGCGGCGCCGAAGGCCTGCTGCTCGACGGCGCACCCGTCGGTCACGCCGGCTGGGATCCCTATCGCGACTGGGACGGATCGGCGGGCTGA
- a CDS encoding lysophospholipid acyltransferase family protein, with product MAASERSRPSLFWPLAAIVIPLVSLLAKITAKDAHKLPREGAFVLAPNHYSEFDPLIVAVAVYRTGRLPRFMAKESLFRIPVVGWILKRTGMIPVARASSASAAKQTMAQSRELVENGRGVIVYPEGTLTRDPELWPMRGKSGAVRLALAGGIPLIPMAQWGTQQIMGRYQKGLSLWPLRKRVQVVFGDPVDVSDLIGRAGEPAALNEATDRLMAAITALLEQLRDEKAPAKRWNPADHGQKETGRLDS from the coding sequence ATGGCTGCCTCCGAGCGCAGTCGCCCCAGCCTGTTCTGGCCGCTGGCGGCGATCGTCATCCCCCTCGTCTCGCTGCTGGCGAAGATCACCGCGAAGGATGCTCACAAGCTGCCCCGCGAGGGCGCCTTCGTGCTGGCGCCGAACCACTATTCGGAGTTCGACCCGCTGATCGTCGCCGTCGCGGTGTACCGCACCGGCCGCCTGCCGCGGTTCATGGCCAAGGAGAGCCTGTTCCGCATCCCGGTGGTCGGCTGGATCCTCAAGCGCACCGGGATGATCCCCGTCGCGCGCGCCTCATCCGCGAGCGCGGCCAAGCAGACCATGGCTCAGTCCCGCGAGCTGGTCGAGAACGGCCGGGGAGTGATCGTCTACCCGGAGGGCACGCTCACCCGCGATCCCGAGCTGTGGCCCATGCGGGGCAAGTCGGGTGCGGTGCGGCTGGCCCTGGCCGGCGGCATCCCGCTGATCCCGATGGCGCAGTGGGGCACCCAGCAGATCATGGGTCGGTACCAGAAAGGCCTTAGTCTGTGGCCGCTGCGCAAGCGCGTCCAGGTCGTCTTCGGCGACCCCGTGGACGTCTCGGATCTCATCGGCCGCGCCGGCGAGCCGGCAGCGCTCAACGAGGCGACCGATCGCCTGATGGCCGCGATCACCGCGCTGCTCGAGCAGCTGCGCGACGAGAAGGCTCCCGCGAAGCGCTGGAACCCGGCCGACCACGGCCAGAAGGAGACGGGGCGTCTTGACTCCTAA